From the genome of Bacteroidia bacterium:
GCGAAACTTACCGGTTGCAATATTTGGTAACAGGGCTTTGGGCACCGCTTCCGTAAATGTGAATAATGGCATAACACAATTTTATACCCAACACTTACAAATAATTCCATGGCTTGGGGAGAATGCATATAACCAAATTACCCGTGAAGATGACCAGGGAATATTCTTTACGGATGGTAAAGGAGCGGAAGGCGCTAATCAAAACGGATCTTTTATAATTGCTCCGTGGACGGATCCTGGTGAAGCGGGTCTGGTTGGCGGATTAAGAATTGACAAATACGGGAACCTTGATGTACATGGTACTATCAAGGCCGTAGAAACGCGTATTGAGGCTAAGTGGTGGAGTGACTTTGTGTTTAATGAGGACTACAGGCTTATGTCGCTATCTGATGTTAAAGAATATATAGATCAATATGGCCATCTTCCAAACATCCCATCAGAGAAAGTAATATTTGAAGAAGGAATTGATGTTGCCGACATGCAAGCCCGTCAGCTCCAAAAGATAGAAGAGCTAACACTTTATATAATAAATCAGGAAGAGCAACTGAAGAATCAGGAAGTGGTGGTGGATGAGCAGCAGGTGCGGATTGAAAAGTTGGAGCAAAAGCTTGAGGAGATGATGTTGATATTGGATCAGTTGAATAGTTCGTCTACCAATAGATAATAGCTGCCATTTCTTTAAAAACCTTCCCTTTTTAATATAAGAAAAATGAAACTTCTTTTCCATAAAGCTGTGTGGGTGTCTTATGCTCTTATTTTTGGCCTTTTGACGCCTTGCAGCGCGCAGCAAACAAATATCATTTTAGGTACATCGGATGCAGGAAACAAAACTTATGTGGCTACGGAGAGCATAGAGCTTCAGGACGGATATGATTACACCGCTGTACCCGGCCAGAGTATGCATGCGTATATAGATGAGGCGCTTCCTGGCCCAGTGACCTATGGAACTCCTTATACTTCGGGAGACATTCAAAACAGATCCTTGAACACATCTTTGCCTGTAGGCTTTACTCCTGGAATAGCGGATGTTTCAGGAACGGGAGGGGCAACTTATACAATTCCAATTCAGATTCCACCTGGCACAAATGACATGGTGCCAAACCTTGCTATCGTCTACAACAGCCAAAGCGGGAATGGAATCTGTGGAATGGGATGGAACATAAGCGGGCTTTCTGCAATAACCAGAGTTCCCAAAACCATATTTCATGATGGGATCGTTGCACCTGTCAAACTCAATAACACCGACCGTTTTGCGCTTGATGGCAACAGGCTTATGGCAACGAGTGGTACTTATGGTGCTGCTAATACCACATATGGAACAGAAGTAGAGACCTTCTCAGAGATCACTTCTTTTGGAACTTCTTCTTATGGCCCAACCTGGTTTCAGGTTAAAACGAAGAATGGCCTTACCCAAGAATATGGATGGTCGGCAGATTCCCGGTTTTTGGATGAATGGGGGAACGCAGTAATTATGTGGCGGCTTAATAAAGTCTATGATAATTATGGGAACTATGTAGAGTACAGATATATCAACGAGAACCGGGAGTCGAGGATTGACAAGATTTTGTATACGGGAAATCAGATTACTAATATGCAGCCTTACAACCAGGTAAAATTTGGCTACAGTCTACGAACGGACGAAAATACCCTATACGTAGGGGGAGCCTCCCTTAATACGAATCTAATTCTTGATGACATTGAAATCACTGCTGTTGGTCAGCGCTTCAAAAAATATGAGTTAGACTATTCAAAAACAACTGATGGCCAATATAAATCTTACTTTTTTTTAAAGGGACTGAAAGAATTTGGAGCCAATAATGAGGAGCTAAACGGAACCCTATTCAAGTACCAAGATAAAAAACCAAATTTTGAGGTGCTCAGCACCAATGTTATTCAGAATCAGAACGTAGACCCATTTGTGGGGGATTTCAATGGTGACGGGTATTCAGATATTTTGGCAATGGAAACAGGAGGGGCGCCCGTCAACGGTATGCCTACGTGGAAAAAGTACAAACTTTATATCAACAATAAGAACGGTGGGTACACACTTACCGAAGAGACGCCCATTCATAATGCGATGATATATAAGAACAAAG
Proteins encoded in this window:
- a CDS encoding SpvB/TcaC N-terminal domain-containing protein codes for the protein MKLLFHKAVWVSYALIFGLLTPCSAQQTNIILGTSDAGNKTYVATESIELQDGYDYTAVPGQSMHAYIDEALPGPVTYGTPYTSGDIQNRSLNTSLPVGFTPGIADVSGTGGATYTIPIQIPPGTNDMVPNLAIVYNSQSGNGICGMGWNISGLSAITRVPKTIFHDGIVAPVKLNNTDRFALDGNRLMATSGTYGAANTTYGTEVETFSEITSFGTSSYGPTWFQVKTKNGLTQEYGWSADSRFLDEWGNAVIMWRLNKVYDNYGNYVEYRYINENRESRIDKILYTGNQITNMQPYNQVKFGYSLRTDENTLYVGGASLNTNLILDDIEITAVGQRFKKYELDYSKTTDGQYKSYFFLKGLKEFGANNEELNGTLFKYQDKKPNFEVLSTNVIQNQNVDPFVGDFNGDGYSDILAMETGGAPVNGMPTWKKYKLYINNKNGGYTLTEETPIHNAMIYKNKVVSDFNGDGKDDFALLYINSSGSTYWVENIKVYYSQGTVLDPYFLERFFKRV